In Streptomyces sp. NBC_01381, a genomic segment contains:
- a CDS encoding ferritin-like domain-containing protein, with protein sequence MLSAKSVFDEILDNDESFRLFCSIAASGESQGGWENGRIAELIPASERALAPKVVRHGADEDKHGRIFNALMRKRGLEPVEVPHETDYTMLLEKHGIGLAHEQLKADEPLTVQDIVTYLAHSRVTEQRASEQMRLLRKYFSDHPDIGRAVKMISNDEDNHLAYCHEELLRFAHAGHGRAIQRTLRECALAEIRVYRDVSLAVMDHMGRILGWPKAKSAVLAAGIHGVYAYERLGGWRRMVSLEMPERRDALGGPATSAPEFA encoded by the coding sequence ATGCTTTCGGCCAAGAGTGTCTTCGACGAGATCCTCGACAACGACGAGTCGTTCCGGCTGTTCTGCTCCATCGCGGCCAGCGGCGAGTCGCAGGGTGGCTGGGAGAACGGGCGCATCGCGGAGCTGATCCCCGCGAGCGAGCGCGCCCTGGCACCCAAGGTGGTCCGGCACGGCGCCGACGAGGACAAGCACGGGCGGATCTTCAACGCGCTGATGCGCAAGCGCGGCCTCGAACCGGTCGAGGTCCCGCACGAGACCGACTACACGATGCTTCTGGAGAAGCACGGCATCGGCCTCGCGCACGAGCAGCTGAAGGCCGACGAGCCGCTGACCGTGCAGGACATCGTCACGTACCTCGCGCACAGCAGGGTCACCGAACAGCGCGCCTCCGAGCAGATGCGGCTGCTGCGCAAGTACTTCTCCGACCACCCCGACATCGGCCGCGCGGTCAAGATGATCTCGAACGACGAGGACAACCATCTGGCGTACTGCCACGAGGAGTTGCTCCGCTTTGCCCACGCCGGGCACGGCCGTGCCATCCAGCGCACCCTGCGCGAGTGCGCGCTCGCCGAGATCCGCGTCTACCGCGACGTCAGCCTCGCCGTGATGGACCACATGGGGCGCATCTTGGGCTGGCCGAAGGCCAAGTCGGCGGTGCTCGCCGCGGGCATCCACGGCGTGTACGCGTACGAACGTCTTGGCGGCTGGCGGCGGATGGTGTCCCTGGAGATGCCCGAGCGGCGTGACGCGCTGGGCGGGCCCGCCACCTCGGCGCCCGAGTTCGCCTGA
- the corA gene encoding magnesium/cobalt transporter CorA has translation MIVDCALYRDGRRTECSGHFSDALAEARATGDAFVWIGLYEPTEPEFDQVSEEFGLHPLAVEDALKAHQRPKLEVFDDSLFVVLKPVVYEPESDVVSSGEIMVFIGDSFVVTVRHGEGSPLAAVRHRMEADPEVLRHGPTSVLYAIADATVDHYLDVAGELQTDLEVLETEVFSPDRGGTRNSASRIYTFKRQIVEFRRATGPLAMPMMRLSGVGPFAPDVPFVDDTARPFFRDVSDHLTRVNDSVDSLDRLVSDILSAHLAQMSVRQNDDMRKISAWAAMVAVPTMLAGVYGMNFDHMPELHWVWAYPAVILLMAALEVFLYRMFKSRDWL, from the coding sequence GTGATCGTGGACTGTGCGCTGTACCGCGACGGGCGAAGGACCGAGTGCTCCGGCCACTTCTCGGACGCGCTCGCCGAGGCGCGCGCCACCGGCGACGCGTTCGTCTGGATCGGTCTGTACGAGCCGACGGAGCCGGAGTTCGACCAGGTCAGCGAGGAGTTCGGGCTGCATCCGCTGGCGGTGGAGGACGCCCTGAAGGCGCATCAGCGGCCCAAGCTCGAAGTCTTCGACGACTCGCTCTTCGTGGTCCTGAAGCCGGTGGTGTACGAGCCGGAGAGCGACGTCGTCTCGTCCGGCGAGATCATGGTCTTCATCGGCGACTCCTTCGTGGTGACCGTCCGGCACGGCGAGGGGTCACCGCTCGCGGCCGTACGCCATCGCATGGAGGCGGACCCCGAGGTGCTCAGGCACGGCCCGACGTCCGTCCTGTACGCGATCGCCGACGCCACGGTCGACCACTACTTGGACGTGGCGGGCGAGCTGCAGACGGACCTGGAGGTCCTGGAGACGGAGGTCTTCTCGCCGGACCGCGGCGGCACCCGCAACTCGGCGTCGCGGATCTACACGTTCAAGCGTCAGATCGTCGAGTTCCGCCGGGCCACGGGACCGTTGGCGATGCCCATGATGCGCCTCTCCGGAGTAGGCCCTTTCGCGCCCGACGTGCCGTTCGTGGACGACACGGCCCGGCCGTTCTTCCGGGACGTCAGCGACCATCTGACGCGGGTGAACGACTCGGTGGACAGCCTCGACCGTCTGGTGTCCGACATCCTCTCCGCGCATCTGGCGCAGATGAGCGTGCGACAGAACGACGACATGCGGAAGATCTCGGCGTGGGCGGCGATGGTCGCGGTCCCCACGATGCTCGCGGGGGTCTACGGCATGAACTTCGACCACATGCCCGAGCTGCACTGGGTGTGGGCGTACCCGGCCGTGATCCTGCTGATGGCGGCGCTCGAAGTGTTCCTCTACCGGATGTTCAAGAGCCGCGACTGGCTCTAG
- a CDS encoding histidine phosphatase family protein, whose product MPTLILVRHGRSTANTAGLLAGWTPGVALDERGAAQAAALPGRLADLPLAEVVTSPLQRCQETVAPLLAARPGLRSHTDDRIGECHYGDWSGRKLAELSDEPLMEVVQQHPSAAAFPGGESMRAMQTRAAEAVREWNARVERDHGADAVYLMCSHGDIIKSLIADAIGLHLDLFQRISVEPCSVTAIRYTRLRPFLVRLGDTGDFGSLAPREAPAGGDAAVGGDAGAP is encoded by the coding sequence ATGCCCACGCTGATCCTCGTCCGGCACGGACGATCCACCGCCAACACCGCGGGCCTGCTCGCCGGGTGGACCCCCGGCGTGGCCCTGGACGAGCGCGGCGCCGCGCAGGCCGCCGCGCTCCCCGGACGCCTCGCGGACCTGCCGCTCGCCGAAGTCGTCACGAGCCCGCTGCAGCGCTGCCAGGAGACCGTCGCACCGCTGCTCGCCGCGCGGCCGGGACTGCGGTCGCACACCGACGACCGCATCGGGGAGTGCCACTACGGAGACTGGTCGGGCCGCAAGCTCGCCGAGCTGTCCGACGAACCGCTCATGGAGGTCGTGCAGCAGCATCCGTCGGCGGCCGCCTTCCCCGGCGGCGAGTCCATGCGGGCCATGCAGACGCGCGCCGCCGAGGCGGTACGCGAGTGGAACGCGCGCGTGGAGCGCGATCACGGCGCGGACGCGGTGTATCTGATGTGCTCGCACGGCGACATCATCAAGTCCCTGATCGCCGACGCCATCGGGCTCCACCTCGACCTCTTCCAGCGCATCTCCGTAGAGCCCTGTTCCGTCACCGCCATCCGGTACACACGCCTTCGCCCGTTCCTCGTACGTCTGGGCGACACCGGTGACTTCGGGTCGCTCGCGCCCCGCGAGGCGCCCGCCGGGGGCGACGCGGCGGTGGGTGGCGATGCGGGAGCACCGTGA
- a CDS encoding DUF3090 domain-containing protein, translated as MSRQVFLYDPPERFVAGTVGLPGRRTFFLQATAGARVTSVALEKTQVAALAERMEELLDEVVRRSGGNAPVPAVAPSEVSDSAPLDSPVEEEFRVGTMALAWDGDEERMIVEAQALVELDAESDEDLAEAEERLLQDEENGPPMLRVRLTGAQARAFAKRALDVVNAGRPPCPLCSLPLDPEGHVCPRQNGYRRGA; from the coding sequence GTGTCGCGTCAGGTGTTCCTCTACGACCCGCCGGAACGCTTCGTGGCCGGAACGGTCGGGCTCCCCGGTCGGCGTACCTTCTTCCTCCAGGCCACCGCCGGAGCCCGGGTGACCAGCGTCGCCCTGGAGAAGACCCAAGTGGCCGCGCTCGCCGAACGCATGGAGGAGCTGCTCGACGAGGTCGTGCGCCGCAGCGGCGGCAACGCCCCTGTGCCGGCCGTCGCGCCCAGCGAGGTCAGTGACAGCGCGCCCCTGGACTCGCCCGTCGAGGAGGAGTTCCGGGTCGGCACGATGGCGCTCGCCTGGGACGGCGACGAGGAGCGGATGATCGTCGAGGCGCAGGCTCTGGTGGAGCTGGACGCTGAATCGGACGAGGATCTCGCCGAGGCCGAGGAAAGGCTTCTGCAGGACGAGGAGAACGGGCCGCCGATGCTGCGCGTCCGGCTCACCGGCGCGCAGGCCCGTGCCTTCGCCAAGCGCGCCCTCGACGTCGTGAACGCGGGGCGGCCGCCGTGCCCGCTGTGCAGCCTGCCGCTCGACCCGGAAGGACACGTATGCCCGCGCCAGAACGGATACCGGCGGGGCGCGTGA
- a CDS encoding SCO1664 family protein, giving the protein MPAPERIPAGRVSPASGADAMELLTRGELTVRGQIREASNAVLYCTVAYEGETAACVYKPVAGERPLWDFPDGTLAQREVAAYEVSEATGWGLVPPTVLRDGPHGEGMCQLWIEGSEAEADSAELLALVEGEEPGEGWKAIGFADVGEGRTALLVHADDVRLRRLAVLDAVINNADRKGGHLLVASGGRLYGIDHGVTFNAEDKLRTLLWGWAGEPLAAEAVEILRSLRGALEATQPLCLRLGKLITGAEVDALRARVDALLASGLYPAPSGEWPAIPWPPV; this is encoded by the coding sequence ATGCCCGCGCCAGAACGGATACCGGCGGGGCGCGTGAGTCCGGCCTCCGGCGCCGACGCCATGGAGCTGCTCACCCGCGGGGAGCTGACCGTGCGCGGGCAGATCCGGGAGGCGTCGAACGCGGTGCTGTACTGCACGGTCGCGTACGAGGGCGAGACGGCGGCCTGCGTCTACAAGCCCGTCGCCGGGGAGCGGCCCCTGTGGGACTTTCCCGACGGGACCCTCGCGCAGCGCGAGGTGGCGGCGTACGAGGTCTCCGAGGCGACGGGGTGGGGTCTTGTGCCGCCGACCGTCCTGCGGGACGGGCCGCACGGCGAGGGCATGTGCCAGCTGTGGATCGAGGGCTCCGAGGCGGAGGCCGACTCCGCGGAGCTGCTTGCCCTCGTCGAGGGCGAGGAGCCGGGGGAGGGCTGGAAGGCGATCGGGTTCGCCGATGTGGGGGAGGGGCGGACCGCGCTGCTCGTCCACGCGGACGATGTGCGGCTGCGGCGGCTTGCCGTGCTCGACGCGGTGATCAACAACGCGGATCGCAAGGGCGGGCATCTGCTGGTCGCTTCCGGGGGGCGGTTGTACGGGATCGACCACGGGGTCACGTTCAACGCCGAGGACAAGCTGCGGACGCTGTTGTGGGGGTGGGCGGGGGAGCCGCTGGCCGCCGAGGCGGTGGAGATTCTCCGCTCCCTGCGGGGCGCGCTGGAGGCGACTCAGCCGCTGTGCCTCCGGCTGGGCAAGCTGATCACTGGGGCTGAGGTGGACGCGCTCCGCGCGCGGGTGGACGCCTTGCTGGCCTCTGGCCTGTATCCCGCGCCGAGCGGGGAGTGGCCGGCGATTCCCTGGCCCCCGGTCTGA
- the mshC gene encoding cysteine--1-D-myo-inosityl 2-amino-2-deoxy-alpha-D-glucopyranoside ligase: MHAWPASEVPALPGKGRDLRIHDTATGGLVTLDPGPVARIYVCGITPYDATHMGHAATYNAFDLVQRVWLDTKRQVHYVQNVTDVDDPLLERANRDGKDWVELAEGETALFREDMTALRLLPPQHYIGAVEAIPGIVPLVERLRDMGAAYELEGDVYFSVESDAHFGEVSGLDRAAMKLLSAERGGDPERPGKKDPLDPMLWMAAREGEPSWDGASLGRGRPGWHIECVAIALDHLGMGFDVQGGGSDLAFPHHEMGASHAQVLTGEHPFAKAYVHAGMVALDGAKMSKSKGNLVFVSKLRRDGTDPAAIRLSLLAHHYRADWEWTDDVLRDAVERLGRWRAAVSRPDGPSADALVEEIREALANDLDAPTALAAVDRWAARQDADGGTDEGAPGVVSRAVDALLGVAL; this comes from the coding sequence ATGCATGCCTGGCCCGCTTCTGAGGTCCCCGCCCTTCCTGGCAAGGGCCGCGACCTCCGGATCCACGACACCGCGACCGGCGGTCTTGTCACCCTTGACCCCGGTCCCGTCGCCCGTATCTACGTCTGCGGCATCACTCCGTACGACGCGACCCACATGGGTCACGCGGCGACCTACAACGCGTTCGACCTTGTGCAGCGCGTGTGGCTCGACACCAAGCGGCAGGTTCATTACGTCCAGAACGTGACCGACGTGGACGACCCGCTCCTCGAACGCGCGAACCGCGACGGCAAGGACTGGGTCGAGCTCGCCGAGGGCGAGACCGCGCTGTTCCGCGAGGACATGACCGCGCTGCGGCTCCTGCCGCCCCAGCACTACATCGGAGCCGTCGAGGCGATACCCGGCATCGTGCCGCTCGTCGAACGGCTCCGTGACATGGGCGCGGCCTATGAGCTGGAGGGGGACGTCTACTTCTCCGTCGAGTCCGACGCCCACTTCGGCGAGGTCTCCGGCCTCGACCGTGCCGCGATGAAACTGCTCTCCGCCGAGCGCGGCGGCGACCCGGAGCGCCCCGGCAAGAAGGACCCGCTCGACCCGATGCTCTGGATGGCCGCCCGTGAGGGCGAGCCGAGCTGGGACGGGGCCTCGCTCGGCCGCGGCCGGCCCGGCTGGCACATCGAGTGTGTGGCCATCGCCCTCGACCACCTGGGGATGGGCTTCGACGTGCAGGGCGGCGGATCGGATCTCGCCTTCCCGCACCACGAGATGGGCGCCTCGCACGCGCAGGTCCTGACCGGCGAGCACCCGTTCGCCAAGGCGTACGTGCACGCCGGCATGGTCGCCCTGGACGGCGCGAAGATGTCCAAGTCCAAGGGCAACCTCGTCTTCGTGTCGAAGCTGCGGCGGGACGGGACCGACCCGGCCGCCATCCGCCTCTCCCTGCTCGCGCACCACTACCGCGCGGACTGGGAGTGGACCGACGACGTCCTGCGGGACGCCGTCGAGCGCCTCGGGCGCTGGCGCGCCGCCGTCTCCCGCCCCGACGGGCCGTCGGCCGACGCGCTGGTCGAGGAGATCCGCGAGGCCCTCGCGAACGACCTGGACGCACCGACGGCGCTCGCCGCCGTCGACCGCTGGGCCGCCCGCCAGGACGCCGACGGCGGTACGGACGAGGGCGCCCCCGGCGTCGTATCGCGTGCCGTCGACGCACTGCTTGGCGTGGCCCTGTAA